The following coding sequences are from one Musa acuminata AAA Group cultivar baxijiao chromosome BXJ1-6, Cavendish_Baxijiao_AAA, whole genome shotgun sequence window:
- the LOC103986980 gene encoding ubiquitin-conjugating enzyme E2 2 isoform X1 encodes MISWSEVSRMSTPARKRLMRDFKRLQQDPPAGISGAPHENNIMLWNAVIFGLVLNCSPDDTPWDGGTFKLTLQFTEDYPNKPPSVRFVSRMFHPNIYADGSICLDILQNQWSPIYDVAAILTSIQSLLCDPNPNSPANSEAARLFSENKREYNRKVREIVEQSWTAD; translated from the exons ATGATTTCTTGGAGTGAG GTATCAAGGATGTCTACTCCTGCAAGGAAAAGGCTGATGAGAGACTTCAAACGGTTGCAGCAGGATCCTCCAGCAGGTATCAGCGGTGCTCCCCATGAAAACAACATCATGCTATGGAATGCTGTAATATTTGG cttggttttgaactgcagccCAGATGATACACCTTGGGATGGAG GCACGTTTAAATTGACACTTCAATTTACAGAGGATTATCCAAATAAGCCACCATCTGTACGGTTTGTTTCTCGAATGTTTCATCCAAATA TTTATGCAGATGGTAGCATATGCTTGGATATTTTGCAGAACCAGTGGAGCCCAATATATGATGTAGCTGCAATTCTTACCTCCATCCAG TCATTGCTGTGTGATCCAAATCCCAACTCGCCTGCAAATTCTGAGGCTGCGCGCTTGTTCAGTGAGAACAAGCGTGAATACAACAGGAAAGTGCGCGAGATCGTTGAACAAAGCTGGACGGCGGATTGA
- the LOC103986980 gene encoding ubiquitin-conjugating enzyme E2 2 isoform X3, translated as MSTPARKRLMRDFKRLQQDPPAGISGAPHENNIMLWNAVIFGLVLNCSPDDTPWDGGTFKLTLQFTEDYPNKPPSVRFVSRMFHPNIYADGSICLDILQNQWSPIYDVAAILTSIQSLLCDPNPNSPANSEAARLFSENKREYNRKVREIVEQSWTAD; from the exons ATGTCTACTCCTGCAAGGAAAAGGCTGATGAGAGACTTCAAACGGTTGCAGCAGGATCCTCCAGCAGGTATCAGCGGTGCTCCCCATGAAAACAACATCATGCTATGGAATGCTGTAATATTTGG cttggttttgaactgcagccCAGATGATACACCTTGGGATGGAG GCACGTTTAAATTGACACTTCAATTTACAGAGGATTATCCAAATAAGCCACCATCTGTACGGTTTGTTTCTCGAATGTTTCATCCAAATA TTTATGCAGATGGTAGCATATGCTTGGATATTTTGCAGAACCAGTGGAGCCCAATATATGATGTAGCTGCAATTCTTACCTCCATCCAG TCATTGCTGTGTGATCCAAATCCCAACTCGCCTGCAAATTCTGAGGCTGCGCGCTTGTTCAGTGAGAACAAGCGTGAATACAACAGGAAAGTGCGCGAGATCGTTGAACAAAGCTGGACGGCGGATTGA
- the LOC103986980 gene encoding ubiquitin-conjugating enzyme E2 2 isoform X4 produces the protein MSTPARKRLMRDFKRLQQDPPAGISGAPHENNIMLWNAVIFGPDDTPWDGGTFKLTLQFTEDYPNKPPSVRFVSRMFHPNIYADGSICLDILQNQWSPIYDVAAILTSIQSLLCDPNPNSPANSEAARLFSENKREYNRKVREIVEQSWTAD, from the exons ATGTCTACTCCTGCAAGGAAAAGGCTGATGAGAGACTTCAAACGGTTGCAGCAGGATCCTCCAGCAGGTATCAGCGGTGCTCCCCATGAAAACAACATCATGCTATGGAATGCTGTAATATTTGG ccCAGATGATACACCTTGGGATGGAG GCACGTTTAAATTGACACTTCAATTTACAGAGGATTATCCAAATAAGCCACCATCTGTACGGTTTGTTTCTCGAATGTTTCATCCAAATA TTTATGCAGATGGTAGCATATGCTTGGATATTTTGCAGAACCAGTGGAGCCCAATATATGATGTAGCTGCAATTCTTACCTCCATCCAG TCATTGCTGTGTGATCCAAATCCCAACTCGCCTGCAAATTCTGAGGCTGCGCGCTTGTTCAGTGAGAACAAGCGTGAATACAACAGGAAAGTGCGCGAGATCGTTGAACAAAGCTGGACGGCGGATTGA
- the LOC103986980 gene encoding ubiquitin-conjugating enzyme E2 2 isoform X2 produces the protein MISWSEVSRMSTPARKRLMRDFKRLQQDPPAGISGAPHENNIMLWNAVIFGPDDTPWDGGTFKLTLQFTEDYPNKPPSVRFVSRMFHPNIYADGSICLDILQNQWSPIYDVAAILTSIQSLLCDPNPNSPANSEAARLFSENKREYNRKVREIVEQSWTAD, from the exons ATGATTTCTTGGAGTGAG GTATCAAGGATGTCTACTCCTGCAAGGAAAAGGCTGATGAGAGACTTCAAACGGTTGCAGCAGGATCCTCCAGCAGGTATCAGCGGTGCTCCCCATGAAAACAACATCATGCTATGGAATGCTGTAATATTTGG ccCAGATGATACACCTTGGGATGGAG GCACGTTTAAATTGACACTTCAATTTACAGAGGATTATCCAAATAAGCCACCATCTGTACGGTTTGTTTCTCGAATGTTTCATCCAAATA TTTATGCAGATGGTAGCATATGCTTGGATATTTTGCAGAACCAGTGGAGCCCAATATATGATGTAGCTGCAATTCTTACCTCCATCCAG TCATTGCTGTGTGATCCAAATCCCAACTCGCCTGCAAATTCTGAGGCTGCGCGCTTGTTCAGTGAGAACAAGCGTGAATACAACAGGAAAGTGCGCGAGATCGTTGAACAAAGCTGGACGGCGGATTGA